The genomic interval TTTGATGGCATCCGCAAACGGCTGAAGAATGCCGTAGGGACCGACTTCCATCGGGCCCATACGATCCTGCATCCACCCTAAGACCTTTCGTTCCGCCAAGGTGAGGATGAGCACCGTAATGACTACGATGCACATGACCGCACCGATTTGAGTGAGGGAAATAGCCAGACGTAACCCGAATTCAGTTACCATGGGACTCCTCAATTCGCATAGTCTCAACGCTCAATAGATCCTCAGGCCACCCTCATCATGGACACGGTTGTCGTTCGGAGGGATGGCGCATGGGTGATGGGATCAATGGCGCAGTCAAATAACCGGACGGCAGTTTGGCCGAAGTGGTCCGGGAACCAGGCTGTTCCCTGTGGGACCCGTTCCACAAGCTTTACTTCGGTCGTCATTTCTCCGGAGGTGCTGGAGAGGCGAACTCGGTCGCCGTCCACTAAGGCAAAGCGGGCTGCGTCAACGGGATTGATCCGAAGCCGTCCCCTGTCCTCTATTTGTAACAACCCCTTGGAACGGGTTGAGAACTTTCCCGAGTGAAACAGACTCTGGACTAAGTCGAGTCGCAATGTTCCATCCGGGCGGGATTTCGGTGCCACGAGTCGGTATCGCACCGCAAGATCACGTTGATAGCCATCGGTGAGATAGCGTTCCATGATCACGCGATCGACTTTCGAAGGCAGCGGGGTAGGTCCAAGGGATCCATAACCGGGAATCAGGCTCCGAATCTCCTTCAGGATCTCTTTGCTCTCGGCGTATTCCATCGGTGAACCTAATAAAATGGAGAGCGCCGAAAAAACTTCCCAGTCCGGCCGGCTTTCTCCAAGAGGCTCAATCGAAGGACGAACGGCTTGGACATGTCCTTCGGTATTCGTAAACGTCCCGCTTTTCTCCAGGAACGATGCGGCCGGCAGTACGACGTGAGCGAGTGCGGCAGTCTCAGTCAAAAAGAGCTCCTGACAGACCAATAAATCGAGTTTGCGCAAAGCGTCCTCGGCGTGCAGTGCTGCGGGGAGGCTTCCGACCGGATTCTCGCCGACGATGAACATGGCCTTCATCGATCCCGCTCTGGCGCGATCCAGCATTTCCACGAGGGAGGCCCCTGTGCTGGGAGGAACATCCGCGTTCCACTGCTTCATGATTCGATCATGGTCGGTACGGCTGCTCACGAAACAGACGCCGGGAAGAAATTCAGCTACGGCCCCCATTTCCACAGCACCCTGGTCATTGTTCTCTTCCGCCAGCGGGGCAAACCCACAGCCTGGTTGATCGAGCTTACCGGTCAGCAGCAGCAGATCAAGGAGGGTCAAGGATCCGCTATATCCTCGTTCGCTGCGGAGGAGTAGTTGTCCGGCTAGGACGACGACTCGTTTGCTTGCGGCCAGGACCTTGGCAGCCTGCGCGAATGCGTCGGGTGCCATTCCTGTTATCGCCTGAAGATCCTGCCAAGAGACTTCCTGTAATGCGCTCGTGACGGCTCCGACATAGGCGGGGTATTGCTGCGTCAGGCTTGGCTGTATCAGACCCTGCTCGACGATGGCTTTCAACAAGCCAAGGATGGTTGTAGGGATGTCGCTTGGGGCGGTGCGAAAATGATGGTTGGAGAGGGTCGCAATGTTGCTGATCGTCCCAACTACCGGTTCCAGAGATTCAAGCGTGATCAAGGTGGCGCGACGTTTCTTGACCGCCTCTTTGACCTTGAGTCCGGTGATTGGGTTGGTTTCGGTAATGTTTGTTCCGACGAGGAGCAAGACATCGGCCTCCAGAATATCATCGAAGGTCACGGTCCATCGATGAGTGCCCTGGACCAGTCGCATGGCGTGAAGCCCGTTCATGTGGCCATAGCGAGCGCTGCTGTCGATATGGCTGGTGCCGACGGCGACGCGCATGAACTTTTGGAAGAGGTACAGCTCCTCATTCGTACAACGGCCTGAAATCAACCCGCCGACGCTCGGCCCTCCGTGTGCGGTCTTGATCCCGCTGATGCGGTCGGCGACATATTCCAACGCTTCTTCCCAGGTAGTTTGGACCAATGCGCCATTGCGACGAATGAGCGGGTGAGTCAGGCGTGCCGAATGGCTGGTCGCATGGAACCCAAAAAATCCACGAGCACAGAGGTCGCCGTTGTTACGCCCCGCGCCATGGGCCGAGTTGACCTCGATCAACTCCTTCCCCTTCGTGTGCACCGTCATCTGGCATCCATCTCCGCAGTACCCGCAGATCGTGTCGGCCCGTTTCAGCATCCACGGCCGATATTCATACATCGAAAGACGGCTGGTAATGGCTCCGACCGGGCAGATCTGCACGCAGCCTCCGCAGAACTCGCAGTCCAACGGATGTGGGCCGAAGTGCTTGATTTCCGTCATGGTGCCGCGCCCAACCGGTGCCAGCGCCTTAACGTCCATCACTTCGTCGCAATATCGGACACAGCGGAGACATTGCACGCAGCGATTCATTTGTGTCTCGATCAACGGACTGAAATACTCCTTCTGAAACACGCGCTTCGTTTCAATGAATCGGCTGGTGGCCGTATACTGATGAGAAAAATCTTGAAGGTCGCACTTTCCACCTTGATCGCAGACCGGGCAATCGAGCGGATGGTTGGCGAGGATAAACTCGAGCACCGATCGATGGGCGTCGTTGACCACGGTTGTGGCCGTGCGCACACTCATCCCCTCGTCGACCGGGGTGCTGCAGGCGGTTTGGAGCTTCGGCATCTTTTCGACTTCGACCAGGCACATGCGGCAGTTGGCGTCCGGTTTGAGCTTCGGGTGGTAACAGAAATGCGGAATCATGACGCCGACACGCCGGGCCGCTTCGATGACCAAGGTCCCTTTCGGAACCTTGACGGTCATTCCATCGATCGTTATGCGAACCATCGGGGTTGTCGTGTCAGGCATAGTTCACCGCTACTAAACTCACGAGCGCACACGGACGATCAGTGCCGTGCCACCGGCTCAGGTCTGATCAGATTGGCGGCGTCTGCTTCGTGGATGAGGTCCACATACTCCTGCCGCCAGTGTTTCAGGGTGCTCTGAATCGGCGCGACTTCCGCATCACCGAACGCACAGACCGTCCGGCCTGCGATGTTCTTGCATAGATCCAACAAGGTTTCAAGGTCTTGCATCCGGCCACGTTTAGCCAAAATCCTGCGCAATGTCTGAACCAGCCATGAGCTGCCCTCTCGACAGGGACTGCATTTCCCGCAAGACTCATGGTAGAAGAATTCCATCAGTCGGAGTGCAGCCCAGACCATACTGGTCCCTTCTTCCATGACGGTGACGCCACCGGACCCGAGCATCGATCCTGCCGTTGCGACATGCTCAAAATCAAGTTTCACATCGAGATGCGCCGGCGTTAAAAAAGGTGCTGAAGCTCCACCGGGAATAAACGCTTTGAGCGGCTTATCCGACCGCATCCCGCCGGCATGTTCGAAGACCAGTTCCCGAACCGTCACGCCCATTGGAACTTCATAGTTGCCTGGCCACTTGACATGTCCACTCACGCAAAACACTCTGGTCCCCGTGCTCTTCGGGGGGGATCCGATTGCCGCAAACCATTCGGCCCCGCGGTTCATGATATGGGGGAGGTTCGCCAAGGTTTCGACGTTGTTCACCACCGTCGGTTTATTGTAGAGCCCATGCGTGGCTGGAAACGGCGGCTTAATGCGGGGGAGTCCGCGTTTGCCTTCAAGGGATTCCAGCAAGGCTGTTTCTTCGCCGCAGATGTAGGCCCCGGCCCCTCGGTGTACCCACACGTCGACGTGGATACCCGTCCCGAGAATGTTTTTCCCGATGTAACCAGCCGCCCGCGCTTCATTGATCGCATGTTCCAAAATCCTTGAGCCCAGGACCATCTCCCCACGGATATAGATGTAGGCCGATTCCGCTCCAATGGCATAGCAGGCAAGCAGGATGCCCTCCAGGACTTGGTGAGGATCGCGTTCCATCAGTTGTCGGTCCTTGAACGTACCCGGCTCGCTCTCGTCGGCATTGCAACACAGGTATCGTGAGCCTTGATAGTCTTTGGGGAGGAAGCCCCATTTCACGCCGGTCGGAAAGCCCGCACCGCCGCGTCCACGGAGGCCGGATTTTCGCACGATGGCGGTCACCTCTGCCGGTGCAATTTTCCCGAGTGTGTTGCGAACAGCTTGATAACCGCCGGCCTTCTCATAGTCCTGCAGCGACCCGGTATAGCCGGGCTGCATCATATTCTTCAATAAGATCAGTTCGTGTTTAGGCATAATGCTCAGCGTGAAACGTAAAAGGTGAAAAGTTAAAAGAAGACCTCTTTTGCATACGTCTCACCTTTTACGTCTCACTTTTTACCGTAACTGGTTCCGGCCACATAAAGGGCCCACTCTTCAATGCGCTGGTTCCGTTCGATCGTAAATCAGCCAAAATGCGGTCGAGCTTGTCCTCGCTCAGCTGTTCGTAGTAGTCGTCATTGATCTGCATCATGGGGCCGGTTCCACAGGCCGCTAGGCATTCCACTGCGCTGAGGGTAAAGAGACCATCGGCCGTCGACTCTCCAGGAGCAATCCCCAGTTTCATCTTGATCCATCCGATAACGGTG from Nitrospira sp. carries:
- the nuoG gene encoding NADH-quinone oxidoreductase subunit NuoG — its product is MPDTTTPMVRITIDGMTVKVPKGTLVIEAARRVGVMIPHFCYHPKLKPDANCRMCLVEVEKMPKLQTACSTPVDEGMSVRTATTVVNDAHRSVLEFILANHPLDCPVCDQGGKCDLQDFSHQYTATSRFIETKRVFQKEYFSPLIETQMNRCVQCLRCVRYCDEVMDVKALAPVGRGTMTEIKHFGPHPLDCEFCGGCVQICPVGAITSRLSMYEYRPWMLKRADTICGYCGDGCQMTVHTKGKELIEVNSAHGAGRNNGDLCARGFFGFHATSHSARLTHPLIRRNGALVQTTWEEALEYVADRISGIKTAHGGPSVGGLISGRCTNEELYLFQKFMRVAVGTSHIDSSARYGHMNGLHAMRLVQGTHRWTVTFDDILEADVLLLVGTNITETNPITGLKVKEAVKKRRATLITLESLEPVVGTISNIATLSNHHFRTAPSDIPTTILGLLKAIVEQGLIQPSLTQQYPAYVGAVTSALQEVSWQDLQAITGMAPDAFAQAAKVLAASKRVVVLAGQLLLRSERGYSGSLTLLDLLLLTGKLDQPGCGFAPLAEENNDQGAVEMGAVAEFLPGVCFVSSRTDHDRIMKQWNADVPPSTGASLVEMLDRARAGSMKAMFIVGENPVGSLPAALHAEDALRKLDLLVCQELFLTETAALAHVVLPAASFLEKSGTFTNTEGHVQAVRPSIEPLGESRPDWEVFSALSILLGSPMEYAESKEILKEIRSLIPGYGSLGPTPLPSKVDRVIMERYLTDGYQRDLAVRYRLVAPKSRPDGTLRLDLVQSLFHSGKFSTRSKGLLQIEDRGRLRINPVDAARFALVDGDRVRLSSTSGEMTTEVKLVERVPQGTAWFPDHFGQTAVRLFDCAIDPITHAPSLRTTTVSMMRVA
- the nuoF gene encoding NADH-quinone oxidoreductase subunit NuoF gives rise to the protein MPKHELILLKNMMQPGYTGSLQDYEKAGGYQAVRNTLGKIAPAEVTAIVRKSGLRGRGGAGFPTGVKWGFLPKDYQGSRYLCCNADESEPGTFKDRQLMERDPHQVLEGILLACYAIGAESAYIYIRGEMVLGSRILEHAINEARAAGYIGKNILGTGIHVDVWVHRGAGAYICGEETALLESLEGKRGLPRIKPPFPATHGLYNKPTVVNNVETLANLPHIMNRGAEWFAAIGSPPKSTGTRVFCVSGHVKWPGNYEVPMGVTVRELVFEHAGGMRSDKPLKAFIPGGASAPFLTPAHLDVKLDFEHVATAGSMLGSGGVTVMEEGTSMVWAALRLMEFFYHESCGKCSPCREGSSWLVQTLRRILAKRGRMQDLETLLDLCKNIAGRTVCAFGDAEVAPIQSTLKHWRQEYVDLIHEADAANLIRPEPVARH